Within the Barnesiella intestinihominis YIT 11860 genome, the region TATAATCATAGTGGTATGGGGTTATCTTGTTGTTCGGAGAACCATATTATTCTTTTGACAAAGGTAAAAAAAATGGGGGCAGGAGCCAAATTTATTTGGCTCCTGCCGAATGCCTGTTGCCTCGGTCTATCGTGAAGGTAAAAAAACTTCTCAATATTTTGTACAGTCGTAAAAATAGTTTTATCTTTGCACCGCATTAAGGGGGTATTAGCTCATCTGGCTAGAGCGCGACACTGGCAGTGTCGAGGTGAGCGGTTCGAGTCCGCTATACTCCACATCGTTATCCGTCTTTTGAGGTACAACAGTTTATTCCCCGGTAAAACGGGGTTTCTTTTTTTATGGGGGGCAAAAGAGATAATACAAAGCAATAGGGGTAATCACATAGTTTCTGTCGAATGTGGCTTGCAATTATTGTATGCTTTTGCTGTACTGCTCATCGAGTTGTTCTTTATCTATATGTTTATCATGCTCTCGGGCGTATCTGACAAAATCACACGGACAGTCTGCACTTAGTCGTGTGTGGTTTTCCGTGTATATTCCAACCCCTCTCCCCGGAAACAATAGTCTCCGGGGAGAGGGGTTGAGGAAAGTTTCATAGTAATTTCTGATTATGAGATTAACCCCTCCGTCCTTCGGACACCTCCCCTATATTTTGCGTTGCAAAACACAGAGGAGGAGGTTTAAAATATCCTTCCGATAGTAGAACATAAATCCTTATTCAAAGAGTCGACTTTCTTATTTTCAGAATATAGGGAAGAGGGAGATTCTTTTTCTTTTATAGTCTGGCATTTTCATGTGGCGAGCAGGAACTATCCAACCTTCTTCCCTGCCGTGTCCCATAGCATTACGGGGCACGGCAAGGAAGAAGGGTATATGTCTGATATAAACCGGCTGATGAGATACCGTTTTCAACCCCTCTGTCACTTCGTGCCACCTCCCCTATATTTTTGCATTGCAAAAACACAGAGGAGGAGGGTAAATACAATCCATTTCATTCGTTAAAATTCGGGTCTATCCCTACTAAATTTCTACTGAGTTCGAACAACCGTACTTTATACCCGATCAATAAAAAAATCGTATCAGCTTATTGATAGAATAAGCTGATACGATTTTTAACCTATTATGATCTTCCGGGGCTATCGAACGACCGGTATTTTTACATTCTCTCGGCTTCCATCGGCATGTACAATACAACAAATATAAATGCCGGTTTGCAAATTGTCAAGGCTCATATTCGTCGTATAACCATCGACATTTTGCATTTTCATTACAGCACCGTTCATATTCACCAAAGATATACTCGATAAAGCTTTGTCAGTTTGTACCACCAAGTAGCCTCCATATGTATAAACTACTGTCGAAGCTAATGTTTGGAGTTCTACTTTTGACTCCCGGTCGTTATTCAGATATACTGGTATCTTCACAATTCTACTTACAGCATCGTTATTGGCTAACACGATTTGTGCTTCATATAAAGTATTTCTCTGTAATTGGGTTGCATCTAATGATACGGTGAGCGTTTCCATAACAGAAGGAGCGACAGAGAATTCATATTTATCAAGCGAGAGCCAGTTGATAGTCGGGGTGCGATTACCCATTACATTCGCGCGAATACAGAAGTTACTATTTAAACCTAAGTCTCCTGCTGACCACCATGTATTGCCAAGTTTAACCATATCGCCGAAGCCATTTTGTACATGACCGCCGTCGATACCAATCACGAAGTCTGTCGGTTCAAAGCCATCTATATTAACACCTATCCATAAATCGGTATTCCCTATCGTCAGAGGTTGTTCGAGCACAATATGATTCCAAGACTGTGCTATTGGGGAAAAAGTCTGTCTCATCAATTCATTTCCGGCATTTGACTGTGAGCCTTGACCGAAAATTACCACCTGAGCTTTGTCGGGTACGTCGTTTATATATACATCGACACTACTGATTTGCATACCCGACAATCCAGCAAGCATATTGCCCGGAAAATACTGTGCATACACGGCCGAAGAACCACCGCTGAGCGATACTTCGCTTTCGAGTCCGTTGTCATAGCGCAATACGAATTCTGCCTGCGACTCGGTTTCTTTCGCTTTAACCGAATGGGATTTTGCAGATTTTGTAAATCTCCAAGAAGGTTTGCTATTTTTTGTAGCAAAAGCCGACTGTTTGCTGCCCGGAGAGTGAGGTAGAGCATAAAGTACCGATGCTGTTCCTGTAAGCTCTGCACTACCTTCGTTCTTTATTTCTAGCGTTACCGGTCGTACGTCGAACGATTGGTACGAATCGATGATACTTAATCCGGGTTTAATGATCGGTGAATTGTCGGAATGTTCCACGACCAGTGTATAATCTTCTGTTTCTCCATAACCATATTGACCGCAAGCGCTAAGAATGTCTTCATAAGAAGCTATGATTCGTAGGCGTCTTTCTCCCGGCACGACTACCGCCTCGTCAGGAATCGATACTTTAATAGATCCCTTAGGAAGATAACCGATAAACTCGCCCGCTTCGTCGAACGAGCCGTTTCCATTCCAATCTACCCATGCACCTATATATAGACTTCCGCCTTCACACTCTACGTTCAAATCTAGCACTTCACCGGGTTTAATGCTTGTTTTCATATCAGAAAAATCGCTGTATACGTTACCCTCGCTTGGGTTGCTAATGCTTCCAATTTTGACTGAGGTAATGTATTCGTAACTTGCATCCGTCGAATACGATTCGCAAACTATCCCTTCTTCTCTTTTTGTAATAGAGAAAAACATGGATTGATGGGCTGTTTGTTCATCGCCTTCCGTGACATTGCGTATTTCGATATTATGTTTACCCGGTTGCGAACAATCGATCCGTTGGTCAAACGTGTGTTTGTAGCTCTCCATAGAAGCTAGTGTCACACCCAGTTCTTCGGTTGCCAGTAATTTATCGTCTAAATATAATTGAAGTTTCGCATCGGATATAGCTTGCTCACCGATATTCATTACTTCCACCTGTACCTTTTCATATTTGTCGCTTGCTGTTTCCAAAGGAGATAATAAACGTTCGAACTTCAATGCTTTTTGTGCAATGTAGCCGCCGTCGCCCGTTAAACAGTAACACATGGATAACTGAGAGGTCATATATTCTTCGTAAGCCTCCATCCAAATTAAACCTATTCCGGGGACATTGCTACATGTGAACACACTGAAAGCACAATTATGCGTTTCGTTGTCTACTTTGGCGGCTGCTACCGAAAAGAAACCGCTTTCTAGACAGATTGTTTCGTCCAATTCAACCGAAAATTCGTAAATGCGTGCCAAATCATCATATTCGCTTGCACTCACTCCGGTGAATTTTCCCAAGACATCGAATTCTTTGCGGTAGACTTCTTTGCCGGGGTAACCGTCGGCTCCCATTTCATAAAACGCCACTTCAAAACGGATCGGTTCTGTCATTTCGCCATTTTCATCGATGCCGCCACGGTCGGCGCAAGACAACTACTCGTAATTTTCTTCGTCCCAAAACATGAATCTCCCTAACCAGCGAATTCCGTTCACTTTCTGATAGCATCCAGAAAAGGATTGGTAAAATTTGGTAGCTCCGTCGGCACGACCCATATCGGAACTTTGTTGTCCCATATAGTCGGCATCGCTACTAAATGCACCTGAGAGAACGGTATTAGGAGGACACCCCAATGCATCGTCAACGCTATTGCGCGGTTCTGCCTTCAAAAAAACATTGTTTTCGTATACAACCGCTACTTTTTCTTTTTCTCCAAATTTACTTGCATGCTGTTCGCCAAACACATTCACTGTAAACAACATTACAAGCAACACGCTCATGTAAATCTGTTTCATTTTCTTTGTTTTTTTAATTAGTTTAATTCTTATTTAATTATGAGAGCGCAAAATTATAATATTATAAATAAAGTAGAGAATAAAATAATTTAAATGGTTTTTTCTTAATATTATTTTATATGCAATAGGTGTATCTGTATAAAGTAGGAAAAGTATGTACAAAGACTTCCTATGAAATCTTATTTATAGGGTAAGTTTTTTGTGTAAAATTGTATGCTGTCTAACAAATTTCTGTAACTTTGAGCTTTAAGAACGATAATACTAATCGTTAAATATCATAATTGAGTATTATGAATAGATACTTTTATCACTGGATTTCTAATATTCAATGAAATAGTTTATCTCTCATGTTGGGTTTACGTCGCTTTCTGCTTTTTTTCGTAAGCGGGAAATCTATGATATGGGTATATAACAATTATCGTAAAGAAAATAATAACCATAAATTGAAATGAAGGTGAGACATTCGAGATTTTCGGTCGGAGTGATCCTGTTTGCATTAGCGATGCTTCCGACAATGGCACAAGAAAGAGCAGCCCAAATTCGGGAAAAGTTGTTGAATCGGAATCTCCACTCTGTAATCGTAGTATCGCATCGAGCAGACTGGCGTAATTTCCCTGAGAATTCGTTGGAAGCTATCGAGAGTGCAATTCGCATGGGGGTCGATGTCGTTGAACTCGATTTACAGCGGACGAAAGATGGAAAATTGATATTGATGCATGATTCTAAACTCGATCGTACGACGACCGGGAAGGGTAAGGTCTCGGATTGGACGCTCGATTCTATTAAAACATTGCGGTTAAAGAACGGTTGCAATATCAAAACAATACACAAGGTTCCCACTTTGGAAGAGGCTTTACTTGCCGCAAAGGGGAAAATAATGATTAACTTGGATAAAGCCGACCGTTATTTCGACCAAGTTTATGAATTGTTGCAAAAGACCGGCACGACCGAACAGATAATCATGAAAGGCAGTAAGCCAGCGAAAGAGGTGAAAGCTCGATTCGGGAAATATCTCGATGAGGTAATTTATATGCCCATTGTGAATCTCGATAAAGAAGATGCAAAACGACAGATAGATGTATTTGTCGAGGATATGCGGCCGGCCGCTTTCGAATTGTTGTTTGTCAAAGATAGCAACCCATTGCCCCGAATGCTTGCCGATTCGTTGAAAGGGGAGTCCCTTATTTGGTATAATACTTTGTGGGACACAATGGCGGGAGGACATGACGACGACATGTCGCTTGCCAATCCTGACGAGGGGTACGGTTATTTGATCGATGTACTCGGCTGTCGTATCATACAGACCGACCGTCCGGCATATTTGCTCGATTATCTGCGGAAACGAGGGTTACACGATTGATTTTTGTTTATTGGTAAAAAATAAATCCATGAAGATTCCGGAATCTTCATGGATTTGTGAGAATGAATAGAAGTTTTATTTATTCCCAGAGATCGGGTATGGGAGAGTGTCCCACGGCGTTAGGCGCTTGATGGAAAGGTGTTTTTGTACCGGAATGTATTTCATATAGCGATTTGGCTGCTTCGATAGCCGCATCGACCATATAGGGATAGGGCCTGTCGGTAACGTCGATAAAACCGCAATTGTAATTCTCCCCGTCGGTGCGTCCGTTGATGTTCTGATCGATCCATCGGAACCAGCCTGTACCGATGAGCCCTCGGTGAGCAAAGGCGTTTTCGGTATAATACCGAAAAGCATCTCCTCTTTCTTTTTGTGAGTTCACTTGCCATAGGGATTGTGCGAGTCCTCTGTCGACTGTCCCGAAGTGGTACTCCCCGATAATCATCGGCAAGCCAGAGATTTCCAAAGCATGATTCATTTTTTCGTGGTCGGGAGATAGAGCGTAGCAGTTGAAACTCAAAGCATCGAACGACTCTTTACTAATTCGTAGCAATTCGTCGTCTAATTGCTCTATGTAGCCATATCTTATTCCTAAGTTCAGATGATTGGGATCGTTCTTCTTTAACGATTTGGATATGGCTTTCATGAGTTTCTCGAATGTATTATATATAAAAGTTTTGCGGGAGTCGGGTGTATCGCCGGATTCTTTCAGAAAATTTTGTAATTCTGTTTTGATGGGGCGATCTTTTCCATTTAGAATTAAGGAACACAGGCGATTTTCTTTCGAAATCCAAGCGGGTTCGTTTCCGATGAAATAGCCTATTAACCAATGATTGTTTTTGTATTTTGCCACATTACGGGCAATCGCTTCGTCTATCTTTTTTTCAATTCCGTTGTCATATACGTCCATCAATCCCATCAGTTCGTTTTCGAACCCTATATTTTCCAAAGGTAGAATGAATGCTTTTCGATTCTTGTCGTATATAGTTTTATCCGACCAGTTTGCAAGGGTATTCAATCCCCACTTGTCCATTCTTTTGATTGTCATTTCGGCAGCTCGGTCGAGATAATTTTTTCCGTATCGACGATATAGGTTCCAGATACCGAAAGAGGCTGTATGTGTTTCGGGCGATACATTCTCGGATTCGACGAAAAGTTCTCTGGGCGGAAGTTCTTGAAACATATTTGTGCATTTGTCGGTGTTTTTCGTGTAGTAGTCTCCTATGGGGGCGACGCAATCGACCCCATAGGAGAGGAATAAATATCCGTCCGGGTCGATGAGCCACCAACGATCGTCGATCTGTTCTGTCCTGAAAAAGCCCGTCGATTTTACTCGTTTGTTCAAATAGCCTCCATAACGGGAATAGTTGAAATTTTCTGTTTCGTTAATTTCGGTTTCTTCTTGCAGCCATTCTTTTTGAAGTTGTTCTTCGGAGTAAATTTTTCCTTCATAGTCGCCCAAGTTCCATTGACCGAACTTGTCGAAAGCGGGCTTATTCTCTAAGTACCTGTCGCCGGGATCGTCTTTTGACAAAGCGATCGATCGCAGTTCGATCGTAGGGTTATCGATAGGGGCTCTCATGCGTATGCCTATTGAATCTACTCCTGTCAAAGGGCCTCGTTTTCCTCCCAAGTTGATCCAGCCTGTTATTCTCGGTTGATTGGAAGTTGCTGCTATATCGTGTTTGGCAACGGGTAGTTCTCTGAAAAATCTCAGTGGAATGGTTAATTTGTTCCATGCGTTGGGAACATATGATATAAGTCGTAGTTCGTTGTATCCTGAGTCGGTGGTGAATCCTAATTGAAATCGCTGTGGCGTGGTGGAACGAAATTCTATGGTTACATAGTCATACTCGTCCCAATCGGTAGGTAGTTGGGGTGCGATGTCTTTTATCGCGATTTTTTTACCCGACACGATTTTCTTGCTGTCGAATTGGAATTTTACAGAATCGTTGGTATGGCATGATGTCAAACCGAGAACGAGGGAAATGATTCCGTAGGATAACAGTCTGTTTTTCATGATTGATGGGATTTGTGATTTTTATTTTTTTCGGGAAGTGGTATGGAATATTGAATGTCGTTTTCGGCGAATACTCGTACGTAATCTACATACATATCCGATGCATTCCCGAAACGTTCGAGGTCGATAGGCCAACCGCTTATTCCTCCGATCGCATAGTTTATCAGGAAGAAAAGCGGTTTTTCTTTTGATATGTCGTTCGTTGGATGCCTCAGTACTTCGATACCGTCGAAATAGTATATCGTTTCGTCTCGTCCTACATATAGACCATAGGTATGGAAGGTGGTGGACCAATATGATTTTCCACCCAGTTCCATGATGGGAACTCGTTTATTAAAGCGTTTTTTATATGTCCCATCGGGTTCTTTTTGTCCCCAGAAATGGCTCGTGATGGAGTAACCCGGGTGGTTGGGGTTACCTTTTCCTACCCCTCCATAGGCTTCGACAATATCCAGTTCGTCTCCATTGATGCCTCGGTCGATGCTGGTGAGAGTCCAAAATGCAGGCCAAGTACCGGGCGCAGACTGGGCGGTAAACCTACATTCGAGATAACAGGGGGCTTTTGTGAAAAATCCTTCACCGTCCATATTTACAGACGATATTAGTCCTGAGCTTCCTTTTGTTCCGGCTCTTTTACGGGCTTTAATTTTCAAATAGGTGTCGACTTGTTCGAAAGGATTATCAGGACCGTCGACATCGGAAAATGGCCAGCCGCTGAAATCTCCGTATCGGGGCTTGTGAGCGCAGTACCGGGCGTTTTTGCCGTCATTGGATATGGATAATTCATTATCGAAGTCATCTTCAAATACGAGTTTCAGTCCTTTGGCCTGAGAGGGAACGGTATCCGGTATACCGTAATTCCATTTTTTACCGGCTTTGTTGTAGAGCTGTAACTCAAATACATCTTTTTTCCCCTCGTTGTTACTTGCGTATATGCGGATATTTGTAGGGCCGTAGGGGAAGTCCCGGGCTGGAAAGACGAAAGAGACCTTTTCAGCTCCTTTTGTTTCAATTCCTCCCGGGGTGAGGTTTACATCGTGCCCCCATTTATTGGGTTGTCCTGTCGTGGGTTGTTGCCAACAATAAGCATATACTCGATTCATTCCCGGTGCTCTCAATGTGATTTTTGTGTCGTCGGTGATAACTGTACGTAATCGAGGTGTGATTATTTCGATCGATTTCGTCCACTTGTCGTGAGTCGTATCGTTTCGGCTGAAATTGAAATCGGCATAGATATTTTGATTGTGAGATGTCTGAGCGGTTATAAAAAATATATTCAGTATGGACAGTATTACGGTGTATTGCCAAAGATTTTTTCTTGATTTCATAGGTTGAAGTGTCGTTTAACTGGTAATCAGATGTAAGTTCTTTTTTATAAAGACGATAAAGAGAGCTTTTTGTGTACTACTTTATCGATGTTTTTTTGTTCAAAAAGGGCTTTCCTTTCTATTCGTAATATGTCATTGTATTTCATAGCGGGGTTCAACGAAGGGGTGGGACGGGTTCCCGAAATTTTCGAACTGTTTTTGGAACTTCTCATAGGGAATGATGTTTACAAACTGAAAAGCGAGATGGAATGTTTAGCTCTTTTTGTATGGAGTTTGGGGAAATTGTTAGAAATTTATATGCAAGAATTGGGTTTTACAGATTTTTTGTATCTTTACGCCTCGTAATTTAAATGAATAGAATATGAAAAAGATTAGAGCTGCCATTGTCGGTTATGGCAATATAGGGCATTTTGTTTTAGATGCTTTGCAAGTCGCTCCTGATTTTGAAATAGCGGGTATAGTCCGTCGTCGTGTTTCGGAGGTTCCCATAGAATTGTCGGCTTATCCGGTAGTGTCTTCTCTCGACGAGTTGAAAGATGTGGACGTCGCTATTCTTTGTACGCCTACTCGCGAAGTGGAGCATTTCGCTATCAAGGCTCTCGAAAAGGGTATACGAACCGTGGATAGTTTCGATATTCACACACAGATATGCGATTTGCGCAAAACGCTCGATGCAGCAGCGAAAAAATACAATTCGGTCGCTATTATATCGGCGGGTTGGGATCCCGGAACGGATTCGGTCGTGCGAGCCCTTATGGAGGCTTGTGCCCCCAAAGGTATCACGTATACTAATTTCGGTCCCGGTATGAGTATGGGACATACGGTCGCTGTGAAGGCTATCGCCGGAGTAAAAGCGGCTTTATCGATGACTATACCTTTGGGAACGGGTATACATCGTCGTATGGTTTATATCGAACTTGAAGAGGGTTATACATTCGAAGAGGTGGCTCACGCTATAAAGACTGACAATTATTTCGCCCATGATGAAACGCATGTCATGCAGGTGGAGAGTGTCGATGCTTTGAAAGATATGGGGCATGGGGTGAACATGACTCGGAAGGGTGTTTCGGGAAAGACACAGAACCAGCGGTTCGAGTTCAATATGTCTATCAATAATCCAGCATTGACAGCTCAGGTTTTAGTATGTACGGCTCGTGCCGCTATGTTGCAACGTCCTGGTTGCTATACGTTAATCGAAATTCCTGTTATCGATTTACTGTATGGTGATCGAGACGAGTTGGTGCGTCGGTTGGTATAAGCTAAATAAATTTGTTTATTCGACGAGATTGTAACAAACAATAGAAGGGGGAAATGGTTTTATCATTTTTTCTTCTATTGTTTTTCGTATCTTTGGTTGGGTTAAATATAGGTTGCGGTTCGGCATAGTCAAATCGGAAACGAGGTTTTCGTTTGTCTCTGCGCTCACCTTGCACTATCTTTGCCTCTGCCAATATCGGTAGGGTTTTATTTTTACTAAAATATGTTGACTGAATTTATTACATGGACTGCTAATCCGGCTCTTTACGACGGCTTTATCGAGATACGGTGGTACGGATTGTTTTTTGCTATCGGTTTTATTGTCGGTTACAACATGATGGAACGCATGTTTCGTCATGAGCAGGTGAACCTGAAATGGCTCGATTCGTTGTTTATTTATGTGGTAATCGCGACGGTTTTGGGCGCTCGCTTGGGACATTGCTTGTTTTATGCATGGGATTATTATTCGCAGCACCCCTTAGAAATATTGAAAGTGTGGGAAGGCGGTTTGGCGAGTCACGGAGGTGCGATAGGGATTATTATCGCCATTTGGCTATATTCCCGACGGGTTACTCACCGGAATATGTTGTGGACTTTTGACCGATTGGTCGTTCCGGTCGCTTTGGTCGCTGCGCTTATTCGTACGGGTAATTTGATGAATCATGAGATTTACGGACATGTGACGACTTTGCCGTGGGGATTCCGGTTCATACAGAATTTATCGGAGTGGATGAAGGGTGCTGCCCCTATTTTTACGGAACCGTCGCACCCTACCCAGATTTATGAGGCTTTGTGTTATCTGCTTCTGTTCGGATTGCTTTTGTATATGTATTGGAAACGTAATGCGGAGGAACGGGAGGGTCTTATTTTCGGGACCTTTTTGATAGGCATATTTCTACCTCGTTTTTGTATCGAGTTTATCAAGAACAATCAAGAGGTGTTCGAGGAGACTATGTTGTTGAATATGGGGCAGTTGTTGAGTATTCCGTTCGTTATCGCCGGGGTGTGGTTGGTTATTCGTGCTTTGTCTCGACCGAGAGTGCCGATTAAATTTGCGAAGGAGAAAAAGAAATAGATTGTACAATTTTTCTATTTCTAACCCCTCTTCTATTGCTTTGCGACTCCCCGTAATACTACGGGAGACGGCAGGGGAGGAGTATAGAAACTTTCCAACAACGTTGCTATACTGTTTTTTAACCCCTCCGTCCTTCGGACACCTCCCCTATATTTCGCTGTGCAAAACACAGGGGAGGAGGATTGAAAAGCTGCCTTTTTCCCATGCTGTTTTGTGACACTCCGCAATGCTACGGGGCACGGCA harbors:
- a CDS encoding GEVED domain-containing protein; this translates as MTEPIRFEVAFYEMGADGYPGKEVYRKEFDVLGKFTGVSASEYDDLARIYEFSVELDETICLESGFFSVAAAKVDNETHNCAFSVFTCSNVPGIGLIWMEAYEEYMTSQLSMCYCLTGDGGYIAQKALKFERLLSPLETASDKYEKVQVEVMNIGEQAISDAKLQLYLDDKLLATEELGVTLASMESYKHTFDQRIDCSQPGKHNIEIRNVTEGDEQTAHQSMFFSITKREEGIVCESYSTDASYEYITSVKIGSISNPSEGNVYSDFSDMKTSIKPGEVLDLNVECEGGSLYIGAWVDWNGNGSFDEAGEFIGYLPKGSIKVSIPDEAVVVPGERRLRIIASYEDILSACGQYGYGETEDYTLVVEHSDNSPIIKPGLSIIDSYQSFDVRPVTLEIKNEGSAELTGTASVLYALPHSPGSKQSAFATKNSKPSWRFTKSAKSHSVKAKETESQAEFVLRYDNGLESEVSLSGGSSAVYAQYFPGNMLAGLSGMQISSVDVYINDVPDKAQVVIFGQGSQSNAGNELMRQTFSPIAQSWNHIVLEQPLTIGNTDLWIGVNIDGFEPTDFVIGIDGGHVQNGFGDMVKLGNTWWSAGDLGLNSNFCIRANVMGNRTPTINWLSLDKYEFSVAPSVMETLTVSLDATQLQRNTLYEAQIVLANNDAVSRIVKIPVYLNNDRESKVELQTLASTVVYTYGGYLVVQTDKALSSISLVNMNGAVMKMQNVDGYTTNMSLDNLQTGIYICCIVHADGSRENVKIPVVR
- a CDS encoding diaminopimelate dehydrogenase, with the protein product MKKIRAAIVGYGNIGHFVLDALQVAPDFEIAGIVRRRVSEVPIELSAYPVVSSLDELKDVDVAILCTPTREVEHFAIKALEKGIRTVDSFDIHTQICDLRKTLDAAAKKYNSVAIISAGWDPGTDSVVRALMEACAPKGITYTNFGPGMSMGHTVAVKAIAGVKAALSMTIPLGTGIHRRMVYIELEEGYTFEEVAHAIKTDNYFAHDETHVMQVESVDALKDMGHGVNMTRKGVSGKTQNQRFEFNMSINNPALTAQVLVCTARAAMLQRPGCYTLIEIPVIDLLYGDRDELVRRLV
- the lgt gene encoding prolipoprotein diacylglyceryl transferase, whose amino-acid sequence is MTEFITWTANPALYDGFIEIRWYGLFFAIGFIVGYNMMERMFRHEQVNLKWLDSLFIYVVIATVLGARLGHCLFYAWDYYSQHPLEILKVWEGGLASHGGAIGIIIAIWLYSRRVTHRNMLWTFDRLVVPVALVAALIRTGNLMNHEIYGHVTTLPWGFRFIQNLSEWMKGAAPIFTEPSHPTQIYEALCYLLLFGLLLYMYWKRNAEEREGLIFGTFLIGIFLPRFCIEFIKNNQEVFEETMLLNMGQLLSIPFVIAGVWLVIRALSRPRVPIKFAKEKKK
- a CDS encoding glycerophosphodiester phosphodiesterase family protein, which translates into the protein MAQERAAQIREKLLNRNLHSVIVVSHRADWRNFPENSLEAIESAIRMGVDVVELDLQRTKDGKLILMHDSKLDRTTTGKGKVSDWTLDSIKTLRLKNGCNIKTIHKVPTLEEALLAAKGKIMINLDKADRYFDQVYELLQKTGTTEQIIMKGSKPAKEVKARFGKYLDEVIYMPIVNLDKEDAKRQIDVFVEDMRPAAFELLFVKDSNPLPRMLADSLKGESLIWYNTLWDTMAGGHDDDMSLANPDEGYGYLIDVLGCRIIQTDRPAYLLDYLRKRGLHD
- a CDS encoding glycoside hydrolase family 16 protein, encoding MKSRKNLWQYTVILSILNIFFITAQTSHNQNIYADFNFSRNDTTHDKWTKSIEIITPRLRTVITDDTKITLRAPGMNRVYAYCWQQPTTGQPNKWGHDVNLTPGGIETKGAEKVSFVFPARDFPYGPTNIRIYASNNEGKKDVFELQLYNKAGKKWNYGIPDTVPSQAKGLKLVFEDDFDNELSISNDGKNARYCAHKPRYGDFSGWPFSDVDGPDNPFEQVDTYLKIKARKRAGTKGSSGLISSVNMDGEGFFTKAPCYLECRFTAQSAPGTWPAFWTLTSIDRGINGDELDIVEAYGGVGKGNPNHPGYSITSHFWGQKEPDGTYKKRFNKRVPIMELGGKSYWSTTFHTYGLYVGRDETIYYFDGIEVLRHPTNDISKEKPLFFLINYAIGGISGWPIDLERFGNASDMYVDYVRVFAENDIQYSIPLPEKNKNHKSHQS